The following coding sequences are from one Coleofasciculus chthonoplastes PCC 7420 window:
- the crn3 gene encoding CRISPR-associated ring nuclease Crn3/Csx3, translating into MNAIQLQLLPHQTQTGLPYQHLHFQIATEDGIISPPDIKGIKLPEGIPFNQGIVIEGKGPIWLYSYLVHECHPAAWVGCYDPRLGVVVVATHTHDVSVGEVFPVELPAALSQ; encoded by the coding sequence ATGAACGCGATACAACTTCAACTGCTTCCCCATCAAACCCAAACCGGTTTACCCTATCAACACCTGCATTTCCAGATTGCCACAGAAGACGGCATTATTTCCCCCCCAGACATTAAAGGAATCAAACTACCAGAAGGAATACCCTTCAACCAGGGTATCGTCATAGAAGGAAAAGGTCCGATTTGGCTGTACAGTTACCTAGTTCACGAATGTCATCCCGCCGCCTGGGTGGGATGTTATGACCCCCGTTTAGGCGTTGTCGTCGTGGCGACTCACACTCACGATGTTTCCGTGGGTGAAGTATTTCCCGTGGAATTACCCGCCGCCCTGTCTCAGTAA